One Coleofasciculus sp. FACHB-1120 DNA window includes the following coding sequences:
- a CDS encoding FxLYD domain-containing protein: protein MNTSLEFLPTITSMQKSLRLTTFLGIASIFSVNYHPFSNSWIANFQAESASASEIDMPFCYMQTSDGRTLDLTQLCGQKPQVIIADQTSDGDILTGRIINETQKIVRSIEVSYNVVGLDGKVIKRSSVSAEPSILNPGQSGSFKVHTIVGDGKLQATSVNWEE, encoded by the coding sequence ATGAATACTTCTCTAGAATTTTTACCAACTATTACCAGTATGCAGAAATCACTTCGTCTCACAACCTTCCTGGGAATTGCTTCAATTTTCTCTGTCAATTACCACCCTTTTAGCAATTCATGGATTGCCAATTTTCAAGCGGAGAGTGCCTCCGCTTCCGAGATTGATATGCCCTTTTGCTATATGCAGACATCGGATGGAAGAACTTTAGACCTCACCCAACTGTGCGGTCAGAAACCTCAAGTCATCATCGCAGATCAAACATCTGATGGGGATATTTTGACAGGTCGCATCATCAACGAAACCCAAAAAATAGTTCGCTCGATTGAAGTCAGCTATAACGTTGTTGGCTTAGATGGCAAGGTGATTAAAAGGAGTTCTGTCAGTGCGGAACCCTCGATACTTAATCCCGGACAAAGCGGTTCTTTCAAAGTTCACACAATTGTCGGTGATGGCAAATTGCAAGCAACATCTGTTAATTGGGAAGAGTAA